Proteins found in one Mangifera indica cultivar Alphonso chromosome 15, CATAS_Mindica_2.1, whole genome shotgun sequence genomic segment:
- the LOC123198413 gene encoding probably inactive leucine-rich repeat receptor-like protein kinase At5g06940 — translation MAELCPFSFLLCLVCLAFFIVISGSTDEADVLLSFKASIDDSKNSLSSWSNTSTIHYCNWTGVTCSTASSLSVTSINLQSLNLSGEISSSVCQLSGLTNLNLADNLFNQPIPLHLSQCTSLENLNLSNNLIWGTIPDQISEFVSMKVLDLSRNHIEGKIPESIGSLVNLQVLNLGSNLLSGSVPSVFGNFSELVFLDLSQNVYLESEIPTDIGKLEKLEQLFLQGSGFYGRIPDSFVELRSLSILDLSQNNLTGEVNQTLVSSLKNLVSFDVSLNKLSGSFPDGICNAKGLIDLSLHKNFFNGSIPNSISNCLNLERLQVQDNGFSGDFPDKLWSLPKIRLIRAENNRFSGELPDSISMATQLEQVQIDNNTFTSKIPQGFGLVKNLYRFSASLNGFYGALPPNFCDSPVLSIVNFSHNSLSGQIPELKKCRKLVSLSLADNSLTGEMPPSLAELPVLTYLDLSDNNLNGPIPQGLQNLKLALFNVSFNQLSGEVPYSLISGLPASFLQGNPGLCGPGLPNSCHDDQPKHHSAGLTTLICAIISIAFALGIVMIAAGSFVFRRYCKQKSQAGVWRSVFFYPLRITENDLVAGMDEKSAVGNGGPFGRVYILSLPSGELIAVKKLENFGSLSSKTLKTEIKTLAKIRHKNIIKILGFFHSDESIFLIYEFLQKGSLGDLICRQDFLLPWSVRLRIAVGIAQGLAYLHKDYVPHLLHRNIKLKNILLDADFEPKLSDFALDRIVGETAFLSTMASESARSCYNPPEYGYSKKPTEQMDVYSFGVVLLELLTGRQAEKAEPEESLDVVKWVRRKINITNGAFQVLDPRIPNSSQQEMLGALEIALRCTSVMPEKRPSMFEVVKALQSLSSRTGLWNMELSTLEEHSLPV, via the exons ATGGCTGAACTCTGcccattttcatttcttttgtgTCTGGTGTGCTTAGCATTCTTCATTGTTATCTCTGGTTCAACTGATGAAGCTGATGTTCTTCTCTCCTTCAAGGCCTCCATTGATGACTCCAAGAACTCTCTCTCGAGCTGGTCTAATACCTCCACTATTCACTACTGTAACTGGACTGGTGTCACTTGCAGTACTGCTTCTTCACTTAGTGTAACTTCTATCAACCTTCAAAGTTTGAATCTTTCTGGTGAAATATCATCTTCAGTGTGTCAACTCTCTGGTCTTACAAATTTGAACCTTGCTGATAATCTTTTTAACCAACCTATCCCACTTCACCTGTCTCAGTGTACTTCTTTGGAGAATTTGAATCTCAGTAACAATCTCATTTGGGGTACTATCCCAGATCAGATTTCTGAGTTTGTTTCCATGAAAGTTCTTGATTTAAGTAGAAATCATATTGAAGGAAAGATCCCAGAAAGCATTGGCTCATTGGTGAATCTGCAAGTTCTCAACTTGGGGAGCAACTTACTTTCAGGTAGTGTTCCTTCTGTTTTTGGGAATTTTAGTGAGCTTGTTTTTCTTGATTTGTCACAAAATGTATATTTGGAGAGTGAGATACCTACTGATATTGGCAAACTTGAGAAGCTTGAGCAGCTTTTTTTGCAAGGCTCTGGTTTTTATGGTCGAATTCCTGATTCTTTTGTAGAGTTGAGAAGTTTGTCCATTTTAGACCTTTCACAGAACAATCTAACTGGTGAGGTTAATCAGACACTTGTTTCTTCTCTCAAGAATTTAGTGTCTTTTGATGTTTCACTGAATAAGCTTTCAGGTTCATTCCCAGATGGTATTTGCAATGCAAAAGGCCTTATAGACCTTAGTCTCcacaaaaatttcttcaatgGTTCTATTCCCAACTCTATTAGTAATTGCTTGAATCTTGAGAGGCTTCAGGTCCAAGACAATGGTTTTTCTGGTGATTTTCCTGATAAATTATGGTCATTACCCAAAATTAGGCTCATTAGAGCTGAAAACAATAGATTTTCTGGAGAACTACCAGATTCAATATCAATGGCAACTCAGTTGGAGCAAGTTCAGATAGATAACAACACCTTCACTAGTAAAATTCCTCAGGGTTTTGGTTTGGTCAAGAACTTATATAGATTCTCTGCTTCTTTGAATGGTTTCTATGGTGCACTTCCTCCAAATTTTTGTGATTCTCCTGTTTTGAGTATCGTAAACTTCTCCCATAATTCACTTTCTGGTCAAATTCCAGAGCTGAAAAAGTGTAGGAAGCTAGTTTCATTATCGCTGGCAGACAATAGTCTTACTGGAGAAATGCCCCCATCCCTGGCTGAGTTGCCAGTGCTAACTTACCTTGATCTATCTGATAATAATCTAAATGGTCCAATCCCACAAGGGCTTCAAAACTTGAAGCTTGCCCTCTTTAATGTGTCGTTCAACCAATTATCTGGTGAGGTTCCGTATTCTCTCATCTCAGGTCTCCCTGCTTCGTTTCTGCAAGGGAATCCAGGGCTTTGTGGCCCAGGATTACCAAATTCTTGTCATGATGACCAGCCAAAACACCACAGTGCCGGCCTTACTACATTGATATGTGCCATAATTTCTATAGCATTTGCTCTAGGAATTGTAATGATTGCTGCTGGCTCTTTTGTATTTCGTCGATATTGCAAGCAGAAATCTCAAGCAGGTGTTTGGCGTTCGGTGTTCTTTTATCCGCTTAGAATCACTGAGAATGATTTAGTCGCTGGAATGGATGAGAAAAGTGCTGTAGGAAATGGAGGACCTTTCGGAAGAGTTTACATTTTAAGCCTACCGAGTGGTGAACTAATTGCTGTTAAGAAGCTGGAAAATTTTGGAAGCCTATCTTCAAAAACCTTGAAGACTGAGATCAAGACATTAGCCAAGATCAGACATAAGAACATCATTAAAATTCTGGGGTTTTTCCATTCAGATGAGTCAATCtttttgatatatgaatttCTTCAAAAGGGAAGCTTAGGGGATTTAATTTGCAGACAGGATTTTCTGTTGCCATGGAGTGTTAGATTGAGGATTGCTGTTGGAATTGCTCAGGGATTGGCATACCTTCACAAGGATTATGTTCCACATTTGCTTCACAGAAATATCAAGTTGAAGAATATTCTCCTGGATGCAGATTTTGAACCTAAGCTCTCAGATTTTGCTCTCGACCGAATTGTGGGAGAAACAGCATTTCTATCAACCATGGCTTCAGAATCTGCACGCTCGTGTTACAACCCACCAG AATATGGATACAGTAAGAAACCAACTGAACAGATGGATGTTTACAGCTTTGGTGTTGTGCTATTAGAGCTCTTAACCGGTCGACAAGCTGAGAAAGCAGAACCAGAAGAGTCTCTTGATGTTGTGAAGTGGGTTCGCAGGAAAATCAACATTACGAATGGGGCATTTCAAGTTCTAGACCCAAGGATACCAAATTCTTCCCAACAAGAAATGCTAGGAGCTTTAGAAATCGCTCTGCGTTGCACGTCAGTGATGCCAGAAAAACGACCATCAATGTTTGAAGTTGTGAAGGCACTTCAGTCCCTCAGCTCTAGGACTGGCCTTTGGAATATGGAGCTCTCTACTTTGGAGGAGCACTCACTTCCTGTCTGA
- the LOC123197379 gene encoding GDSL lipase-like isoform X1, which translates to MRIPVFISAMQSLGFVFCVSLFLASVNVVISSSSSKKESTKQRAVFVFGDSLYDPGNNDFLNMSIDFKANFPPYGETFFKYPTGRFSDGRLISDFIVLGAAMHVNLSVWKPYLEPGKQQFIHGANFASGGASVLVDSNASWLNLERQLSLFMNVVNTLTQQLGNAEAKKLLTNAVYLFSIGGVDYAWFKVDYPNATESMKLEYVNWVIGNITNVIKEIYKVGGRRFAFQNIGPLGCLPEVRQDYNLSGIQCLEETLALATLHNNALSNVCRKLESQLSGFKYLIFDYYNSLLDRIKNFSKYGFKEGYKACCGSGLYHGINCGIGEYYLCTNPNDYLFWDGYHPTEHAYSQLEKLFWSGNPNVTWPLSMKQLFEFDEPEIGNLADDDLFMHA; encoded by the exons atgaGGATACCTGTATTCATTTCAGCTATGCAAAGTCTAGGATTTGTCTTTTGTGTATCGCTGTTTTTGGCAAGTGTTAATGTCGTCATCTCATCAAGCAGCTCTAAGAAAGAGTCTACAAAACAGCGTGCAGTGTTTGTGTTTGGAGACTCGTTGTATGATCCAGGAAATAATGACTTCCTCAATATGAGCATTGATTTCAAGGCAAATTTTCCTCCATACGGTGAGACTTTCTTCAAGTATCCTACCGGAAGATTTAGCGATGGCCGCCTTATTTCTGATTTCATTG TGCTTGGTGCAGCCATGCATGTAAACTTGAGTGTGTGGAAACCATACTTGGAACCTGGAAAACAGCAATTCATTCATGGAGCCAACTTCGCAAGTGGTGGAGCTTCTGTTCTTGTTGATAGTAATGCTTCCTGG CTCAACCTTGAAAGACAGCTAAGCTTGTTCATGAATGTGGTCAATACATTGACGCAACAATTAGGAAATGCAGAGGCGAAGAAATTGCTAACAAATGCGGTTTACCTCTTTAGCATTGGAGGTGTTGATTATGCATGGTTCAAAGTTGATTACCCAAATGCTACAGAATCAATGAAGTTGGAATACGTAAATTGGGTTATCGGAAACATAACGAATGTCATCAAG GAAATATACAAAGTAGGAGGAAGGAGATTTGCTTTTCAAAACATTGGACCCCTGGGTTGCTTGCCAGAAGTTCGACAAGATTATAATCTCAGCGGCATTCAGTGCTTAGAAGAAACGTTAGCATTAGCAACATTGCACAACAATGCTTTATCTAATGTTTGCAGGAAGCTAGAGAGTCAGTTATCAGGATTCAagtatttgatttttgattaCTACAATTCCCTTCTCGATAGAATCAAGAATTTCTCCAAGTATG GTTTCAAAGAAGGATACAAAGCGTGTTGTGGCAGTGGGTTATATCATGGAATCAATTGTGGAATTGGggaatattatttatgcactAATCCTAATGACTACCTGTTTTGGGATGGTTACCATCCTACTGAACATGCCTACTCTCAACTGGAAAAGCTGTTCTGGAGTGGAAACCCAAATGTTACATGGCCTCTAAGCATGAAACAACTATTTGAATTTGACGAACCTGAGATTGGCAACTTAGCTGATGATGATCTGTTTATGCATGCGTAA
- the LOC123197379 gene encoding GDSL lipase-like isoform X2, which produces MRIPVFISAMQSLGFVFCVSLFLASVNVVISSSSSKKESTKQRAVFVFGDSLYDPGNNDFLNMSIDFKANFPPYGETFFKYPTGRFSDGRLISDFIAMHVNLSVWKPYLEPGKQQFIHGANFASGGASVLVDSNASWLNLERQLSLFMNVVNTLTQQLGNAEAKKLLTNAVYLFSIGGVDYAWFKVDYPNATESMKLEYVNWVIGNITNVIKEIYKVGGRRFAFQNIGPLGCLPEVRQDYNLSGIQCLEETLALATLHNNALSNVCRKLESQLSGFKYLIFDYYNSLLDRIKNFSKYGFKEGYKACCGSGLYHGINCGIGEYYLCTNPNDYLFWDGYHPTEHAYSQLEKLFWSGNPNVTWPLSMKQLFEFDEPEIGNLADDDLFMHA; this is translated from the exons atgaGGATACCTGTATTCATTTCAGCTATGCAAAGTCTAGGATTTGTCTTTTGTGTATCGCTGTTTTTGGCAAGTGTTAATGTCGTCATCTCATCAAGCAGCTCTAAGAAAGAGTCTACAAAACAGCGTGCAGTGTTTGTGTTTGGAGACTCGTTGTATGATCCAGGAAATAATGACTTCCTCAATATGAGCATTGATTTCAAGGCAAATTTTCCTCCATACGGTGAGACTTTCTTCAAGTATCCTACCGGAAGATTTAGCGATGGCCGCCTTATTTCTGATTTCATTG CCATGCATGTAAACTTGAGTGTGTGGAAACCATACTTGGAACCTGGAAAACAGCAATTCATTCATGGAGCCAACTTCGCAAGTGGTGGAGCTTCTGTTCTTGTTGATAGTAATGCTTCCTGG CTCAACCTTGAAAGACAGCTAAGCTTGTTCATGAATGTGGTCAATACATTGACGCAACAATTAGGAAATGCAGAGGCGAAGAAATTGCTAACAAATGCGGTTTACCTCTTTAGCATTGGAGGTGTTGATTATGCATGGTTCAAAGTTGATTACCCAAATGCTACAGAATCAATGAAGTTGGAATACGTAAATTGGGTTATCGGAAACATAACGAATGTCATCAAG GAAATATACAAAGTAGGAGGAAGGAGATTTGCTTTTCAAAACATTGGACCCCTGGGTTGCTTGCCAGAAGTTCGACAAGATTATAATCTCAGCGGCATTCAGTGCTTAGAAGAAACGTTAGCATTAGCAACATTGCACAACAATGCTTTATCTAATGTTTGCAGGAAGCTAGAGAGTCAGTTATCAGGATTCAagtatttgatttttgattaCTACAATTCCCTTCTCGATAGAATCAAGAATTTCTCCAAGTATG GTTTCAAAGAAGGATACAAAGCGTGTTGTGGCAGTGGGTTATATCATGGAATCAATTGTGGAATTGGggaatattatttatgcactAATCCTAATGACTACCTGTTTTGGGATGGTTACCATCCTACTGAACATGCCTACTCTCAACTGGAAAAGCTGTTCTGGAGTGGAAACCCAAATGTTACATGGCCTCTAAGCATGAAACAACTATTTGAATTTGACGAACCTGAGATTGGCAACTTAGCTGATGATGATCTGTTTATGCATGCGTAA